In a genomic window of Caloenas nicobarica isolate bCalNic1 chromosome 1, bCalNic1.hap1, whole genome shotgun sequence:
- the N4BP2L1 gene encoding NEDD4-binding protein 2-like 1, with protein MDEQLLRALGGLSLQPPRGRFGGRLVLLRGLPGSGKSTLARQLKRDYPSAVVLSTDDFFIENGVYMFEPDLLEDAHKWNQKRARKAMKNGKSPVIIDNTNIHAWEMKPYVMMARENRYEVIFQEPDTPWKFNVQELTRRNTHRVPRETIQRMKEQYEHNVTFHSVLHSEKPSRDERSSNGPNRSYSTGAHSNRPPAFSTRRAHVARTNHMPFH; from the exons ATGGATGAGCAGCTGCTCCGCGCCCTGGGGGGGCTCAGCCTGCAGCCCCCGCGGGGCCGCTTCGGCgggaggctggtgctgctgcgggggctgccgggctcCGGGAAGAGCACCCTGGCCAG acaactGAAACGTGACTATCCCAGTGCTGTAGTTCTCAGCACTGATGACTTCTTTATTGAAAATGGTGTATATATGTTTGAGCCTGACCTCCTAGAGGATGCGCACAAATGGAACCAGAAGAGAG CACGCAAGGCAATGAAGAATGGCAAAAGCCCCGTTATTATTGATAATACCAACATCCATGCTTGGGAAATGAAGCCGTACGTGATGATG GCACGTGAAAATAGATATGAAGTTATATTCCAAGAACCAGATACACCCTGGAAGTTCAATGTTCAAGAACTGACAAG aagaaatactCATCGTGTCCCTCGAGAAACAATACAACGGATGAAAGAACAATACGAGCACAATGTTACCTTCCACAGTGTTCTTCACTCTGAAAAACCAAGTAGAGATGAGAGAAGCTCCAATGGACCAAATCGATCTTACAGCACGGGTGCCCATTCCAACCGCCCTCCAGCCTTCTCAACCAGAAGAGCTCACGTGGCACGTACAAACCACATGCCATTTCACTGA